In Toxoplasma gondii ME49 chromosome X, whole genome shotgun sequence, a single genomic region encodes these proteins:
- a CDS encoding hypothetical protein (encoded by transcript TGME49_235690) — protein MAAASQYPSPYPAFTEQYADGTTSAQIYGTVKHQTMACWTGGPSPAVTPLAMPQVYPKLEHCVVGNPQVGAEGAQRAMMAASGFEDMPSGDPSTAPSYASLPMVNPDQKVQMPPVHYQVGASENYMLNMVPGNSFMMPNTNAVGGPDGAMQAFQYHFGPEFSFFNGVEGAGMPQGFHAALAAQNQGAVGAPNFGGEAIRKAVRKVDPPTPAVAASEPKETPTSAAHKARSQKRKLICC, from the exons ATGGCAGCTGCATCCCAGTACCCCTCACCATACCCCGCCTTTACGGAGCAGTATGCCGATGGAACCACGTCGGCGCAAA TCTACGGTACCGTGAAGCACCAAACGATGGCGTGCTGGACCGGCGGCCCGTCTCCGGCAGTCACTCCATTGGCTATGCCCCAAGTTTACCCGAAACTTGAGCATTGCGTGGTGGGGAATCCTCAGGTGGGTGCCGAAGGAGCGCAAAGAGCGATGATGGCTGCCTCGGGTTTCGAGGACATGCCCAGCGGTGATCCGTCCACGGCTCCCTCGTACGCTTCCCTGCCGATGGTGAACCCCGATCAGAAGGTGCAGATGCCGCCTGTGCACTACCAGGTCGGCGCCAGTGAGAACTACATGCTGAACATGGTCCCCGGAAACAGCTTCATGATGCCCAACACCAACGCAGTTGGAGGACCCGACGGCGCCATGCAAGCATTCCAGTACCACTTCGGTCCggagttttctttcttcaacGGCGTCGAAGGTGCAGGAATGCCGCAGGGCTTTCACGCTGCTCTTGCGGCGCAGAATCAAGGCGCAGTGGGAGCTCCAAACTTCGGAGGCGAGGCCATTCGCAAGGCCGTGAGAAAAGTGGACCCCCCCACCCCTGCTGTTGCCGCATCGGAACCAAAAGAAACCCCGACCTCTGCAGCACACAAGGCTCGCTCTCAAAAGAGGAAATTGATTTGTTGCTGA
- a CDS encoding sedoheptulose-1,7-bisphosphatase (encoded by transcript TGME49_235700), with the protein MESPSALPSLDQLLKEQGADQTLTDLILAILDRCGKIASALQGTSVDKVGSVNEFGDEQLTVDVIAENLLRSWAQSSEGSAVRAVCSEEDIHLQECHKNGEFILCWDPLDGSSIIDCNWAVGSIVSIWRIGHHGVQWQGADTLIQKTGRQQVASLIVVYGPRTTGVVAVNVDAGGIVKEGTALDLEMKDNGKFICRGKPIIKPQAKIFSPANLRAAQDLPAYKQLIEFWMEKRYTLRYTGGLVPDVYQIFVKQQGVFCNPASKAAPAKLRMCFEVLAIALVVEAAGGRTSNGQKSLLDVAIEHMDHRSALCCGSADEIKRMEETFAALSG; encoded by the exons atGGAGTCGCCTTCTGCACTGCCATCTCTGGATCAGCTTCTGAAGGAACAAGGAGCAGACCAGACACTTACAGACCTCATCTTGGCTATTCTTGACAGATGCG GCAAAATAGCGTCTGCGTTGCAAGGGACGTCAGTGGACAAAGTGGGCAGCGTCAATGAATTCGGCGACGAACAGCTGACTGTCGACGTGATCGCAGAGAATCTTCTTCGGTCGTGGGCTCAGAGCAGCGAAGGCTCTGCGGTCCGCGCCGTCTGCAGTGAGGAGGACATCCACCTTCAG GAATGCCATAAAAATGGAGAGTTTATTTTGTGCTGGGACCCGCTCGACGGAAGCAGCATCATCGACTGCAACTGGGCTGTTGGAAGCATCGTGAGCATCTGGCGAATCGGTCACCATGGAGTCCAGTGGCAAGGCGCAGACACCCTGATTCAGAAAACAG GGAGACAGCAGGTGGCGAGCTTGATTGTGGTGTACGGACCTCGCACGACGGGAGTCGTGGCGGTGAACGTGGACGCAGGCGGCATCGTCAAGGAGGGGACCGCCCTCGATTTGGAGATGAAGGACAACGGGAAGTTCATCTGCAGAGGCAAACCGATCATCAAGCCGCAGGCAAAGATTTTCTCTCCAGCGAATCTCCGTGCCGCGCAGGACCTCCCGGCCTACAAGCAGCTCATCGAGTTTTGGATGGAGAAGCGATACACGTTGAGATACACAG GAGGCCTCGTGCCGGACGTTTACCAGATTTTCGTGAAGCAGCAAGGCGTCTTCTGCAATCCCGCGAGCAAGGCTGCTCCCGCCAAACTGCGCATGTGCTTTGAAGTCTTGGCAATCGCTCTCGTGGTCGAAGCGGCGGGCGGCCGAACGAGCAACGGCCAGAAATCTCTTCTCGACGTG GCCATTGAACACATGGACCATAGATCTGCTCTGTGCTGCGGAAGCGCTGACGAAATCAAAAGAATGGAGGAAACGTTTGCTGCACTCTCCGGCTAG
- a CDS encoding hypothetical protein (encoded by transcript TGME49_235710) produces MAAVDQELEEMESKVNQLPMQAVDRAEEANEKETDDNEENQDEKKQNKKKKKGGAVQTWHTSSRFLYILFFVQPLSPSSPSPGSSSSSSSSSSSSSSSSSSSSSSSSSSSSSSFSSGSGDYTPQAVAARLQQALVCLVGTLGSELILAKLRHYKDNFGVLQTDVEGAPSLLLALHQIDRIDDSPCRCIFLRASSVLGALAVPRRPAASLVLL; encoded by the exons ATGGCGGCAGTTGATCAGGAATtagaagaaatggagagcaAGGTGAATCAACTTCCAATGCAGGCGGTGGAcagagcggaagaagcgaacgagaaggagacggacgacaacgaggaaaaccaagacgagaagaagcagaacaagaagaagaaaaagggtGGAGCAGTCCAAACATGGCATACGTCGTCGCGGTTTCTCTATattctcttctttgt GCaacctctctcgccttcgtccccATCTCCtggctcttcctcctcttcttcctcttcttcatcttcttcctcttcttcatcttcttcctcttcttcatcttcttcctcttcttcctcttcttccttttcttccggCTCCGGAGACTATACACCCCAGGCGGTGGCGGCGCGGCTGCAGCAGGCGCTAGTGTGTCTCGTGGGGACTCTGGGCTCGGAGTTGATTCTCGCCAAGCTCCGTCACTACAAGGACAACTTCGGAGTCCTCCAAACGGATGTGGA gGGTGCGCCCTCTCTTTTGCTGGCTCTCCACCAAATCGACAGAATCGACGACTCCCCCTGCCGCTGCATTTTCCTCCGGGCCTCCAGCGTTCTGGGAGCTCTCGCAGTTCCCCGTCGCCCTGCAGCGTCTCTCGTGTTGCTCTGA
- a CDS encoding hypothetical protein (encoded by transcript TGME49_235720~Signal peptide predicted by SignalP 2.0 HMM (probability 0.742) with cleavage site probability 0.353 at residue 115) — translation MAFLFSAPFSRVAVGRPGAHLHDAGTLQYHTHFSSSSSPFSSSSLSSSSSSSSLSSSSSSSSLSSSSSSSSSSSSSSSSSSSSSSSLSSSSSSSLSSSSSSSLSSSSSSSSLSSGAPLSVGPSSPVPRPNAVHHQSALAASTGEHACDLCRRPKRQRRSRKPTGRDEAAEGRTRSRSLWARGGDRSAQDSEGREEEARRRATCAAGPTGAGRGGPAEERPTVMKHNREEQREAAPEQPTEDGHVEEGAESVWFQGKEGQSAPRTKRRIRRSGMSSRMRNRQDREDCRQLKDTETPDACPHLSAFPSNSSSSVSSSVSSSVSSSVSSSRPCASGGPVSGCSRSSPCWRDRLRHSLSETNASEETPSAFVVVTCLTCGVSRRRGALPQTPLEDESAER, via the exons ATGGCGTTTCTGTTCTCcgctcctttctcccgcgtcgcTGTCGGGCGTCCAGGCGCACATCTACACGACGCAGGAACTCTCCAATATCACACAcatttttcttcttcgtcttctcctttctcttcttcttctctctcctcttcttcatcgtcgtcttctctctcctcttcttcatcgtcgtcttctctctcctcttcgtcgtcgtcttcttcttcctcttcatcgtcgtcttcttcttcctcttcatcgtcgtcttctctctcctcttcatcgtcgtcttccctctcctcttcgtcgtcgtcttctctctcctcctcttcatcgtcgtcttctctctcttctggtgctcctctctcggttGGACCTAGTTCACCGGTTCCGCGTCCTAACGCGGTGCACCACCAG AGCGCTCTCGCCGCGTCGACCGGAGAACATGCCTGCGACCTGTGCCGACGGCCGAAGCGGCAGCGACGTAGCCGCAAGCCGACAGGGCGCGACGAGGCGGCGGAAGGCCGCACGAGAAGTCGAAGCCTCTGGGCAAGAGGAGGCGATCGATCTGCACaagacagcgaagggagagaggaagaagcgagaaggcgagcgaCATGCGCAGCAGGCCCAACGGGCGCCGGCCGAGGTGGacctgcagaagagaggccgACGGTGATGAAACACAATCGTGAGGAGCAGAGGGAAGCAGCGCCGGAACAACCGACAGAAGATGGACATGTTGAAGAAGGTGCAGAGTCAGTGTGGTTtcaaggaaaggaaggacaGAGTGCTCCTCGCACAAAAAGGAGAATTCGTCGCTCTGGAATGAGTTCCAGAATGCGAAATCGACAAGATCGAGAAGACTGCCGACAGttgaaagacacagagacaccggacgCCTGCCCTCATCTCTCCGCTTTTCCCTCGaattcttcctcttctgtctcctcttctgtctcctcttctgtctcctcttctgtctcctcttctcgtccctGTGCGTCTGGAGGTCCTGTGTCTGGCtgttcgcgttcttctccctgttggAGAGATCGTTTGCGTCACTCTTTGTcagagacgaacgcgagTGAAGAGACACCGTCTGCATTCGTCGTTGTCACTTGTCTCACATGTGGGGTGTCTCGGCGCAGAGGCGCGTTACCGCAGACGCCGTTGGAGGACGAAAGTGCAGAACGGTaa